One part of the Scatophagus argus isolate fScaArg1 chromosome 12, fScaArg1.pri, whole genome shotgun sequence genome encodes these proteins:
- the si:ch211-153b23.4 gene encoding uncharacterized protein si:ch211-153b23.4 → MLIFLRTCVLTSHAAVLKRSPHPQKATPAMAQLGSLHVSVGILGISGGSLLLLINDYASSPEKSFIHSTALGILLLIIAALLAYAGILRSLSHALLFSCLCLTVSALWCGSGLVYILVGQGVLEFTELKSSLVPGLAAFTLALFIIGSVAVTVKKPVLFLIAVGISLACAHQIAGLSAAGFGLSATAANYLLVSLVGLYFGFGRLLFIITGGKVELPGTHLKSKTELKTEQDHKCSAAVSVGLVMNLLSASVLACPLLGVVPRLFVGHVPWLWTAGVFQVGMCVLFYRAMDTLAATFYGFCAVLRFAEGYSAFLSFYSIQPYSPVPFPVVFSVLFFVLALFSCQKSLLDGLYVLFFVAYCIAIAAQPQGFFQGGTQGVQGAIFVISAIMLLITTFNMVYPTMIPTGQEYCKTLVTRMPGLTLRPHDKELHAPYLGYSKYADAEVLGHACNVLAAFAITATVSDRNPLSVLVLPWVVVAGGALQLICGSVAFSRGKSFESTVFVLYGVMWTVWGLTRYGGLYGEARSFDVAVGVIGFMLFNGLVTAAALFLNVAWFAHALTFQLILISFLLDAVGALPYGYDIGVTIIFGLISFYCFLAHIFNSTFQSPQIPLGNPLIKLSGVGGGANICPHLPARKSSSVQQIAEIMKNGGICGMPTDTVYVLVAACNRPDAVVKAYKVKKQAQDRPMSLWISSIKQLEPVRHLLSPLLLDFMEAAWPSSISMVIPRGPWMDPFGLGDAAIHIGTPQSIAIRNPDCSVATHLINLVGPIAVTSANPTGEADTTHHNQVYAKLGNKVDGVLCDGASPENIASTVVDCTKIETGHIGFFRVGLIPKSKVLQIFEEVQKRHRQGQTNPVFEDDLHTQRGGGSGDTEEL, encoded by the exons ATGCTGATTTTCCTCCGTACCTGCGTTCTGACGTCACACGCAGCAGTATTAAAGCGCAGCCCGCATCCTCAGAAAGCGACTCCTGCCATGGCTCAACTCGGCTCTCTGCATGTGTCCGTCGGCATACTGGGCATCTCCGGCG GATCTTTACTGCTTTTGATAAATGACTATGCCAGCTCGCCTGAGAAAAGTTTCATCCACAGTACTGCACTGGGAATTCTGCTCCTCATCATTGCAGCCCTCTTAGCTTATGCAG GTATCCTTCGCAGTCTGTCCCACGccctgctgttttcctgtctgtgtttgactgtCTCTGCCCTGTGGTGCGGCTCAGGTCTGGTGTATATCCTGGTGGGGCAGGGGGTGTTGGAGTTCACAGAGTTGAAATCCTCTCTGGTCCCAGGACTGGCAGCATTCACGCTAGCCCTGTTCATCATAGGCAGTGTAGCAGTGACAGTAAAGAAACCAGTTCTTTTTCTCATAGCTGTTGGCATTAGCTTAGCATGTGCCCATCAGATTGCGGGTTTGTCAGCTGCAGGTTTTGGTCTGTCTGCCACAGCTGCTAATTACCTTCTTGTCTCTCTGGTGGGTCTTTACTTCGGGTTTGGACGACTGCTATTCATCATCACTGGTGGTAAAGTGGAGCTTCCAGGAACACATCTTAAGAGcaaaactgagctgaaaacagagcaggaccACAAGTGCAGTGCTGCAGTGTCAGTAGGTCTGGTGATGAACTTGCTGTCCGCCTCTGTGCTAGCCTGTCCTCTGTTAGGTGTGGTTCCCAGACTGTTCGTTGGTCATGTTCCCTGGCTGTGGACAGCTGGAGTCTTCCAGGTTGGAATGTGTGTGCTCTTCTACCGAGCCATGGACACACTTGCTGCCACATTTTATGGCTTCTGTGCTGTGCTACGATTTGCAGAGGGCTACAGTGCCTTTCTATCATTCTACTCAATTCAGCCTTACTCGCCTGTTCCCTTCCCTGTTGTCTTCTCTGTACTTTTCTTTGTCCTGGCTCTGTTCAGTTGTCAGAAGAGCTTGCTGGATGGGCTCTACGTGTTATTCTTTGTAGCTTATTGTATTGCCATTGCAGCCCAGCCTCAAGGCTTCTTCCAAGGAGGCACGCAGGGTGTACAGGGAGCTATATTTGTAATCTCTGCCATCATGCTTTTAATTACCACATTCAATATGGTCTACCCTACAATGATTCCCACAGGACAGGAATATTGCAAGACTTTAGTAACCAGGATGCCCGGCCTTACTCTCAGACCCCATGATAAAGAGCTGCATGCACCTTACCTGGGCTACTCCAAGTATGCAGATGCAGAGGTGTTAGGCCACGCCTGCAATGTGCTGGCAGCTTTTGCCATCACAGCCACAGTTAGTGACAGAAATCCTCTGTCTGTGCTGGTTCTGCCTTGGGTGGTGGTGGCTGGAGGGGCACTCCAGCTGATCTGTGGTTCAGTAGCTTTTTCTCGAGGTAAATCCTTTGAGAGCACTGTTTTTGTCCTCTATGGGGTCATGTGGACAGTGTGGGGGCTGACACGATACGGCGGACTGTATGGTGAAGCCAGGAGCTTTGATGTGGCTGTCGGGGTCATTGGCTTCATGCTATTTAATGGTTTAGTGACGGCTGCGGCACTGTTTCTAAATGTCGCTTGGTTTGCCCACGCCCTCACCTTCCAGCTCATTCTTATTAGCTTCCTGCTGGATGCAGTAGGTGCACTGCCTTACGGTTACGACATAGGAGTCACCATCATCTTTGGGCTtatcagtttttattgtttcctgGCGCACATTTTCAACAGCACCTTCCAATCCCCTCAAATCCCCTTAGGAAATCCTTTAATTAAGCTGAGTGGGGTCGGGGGAGGTGCAAATATCTGTCCGCATCTACCAGCCCGCAAGTCGTCGTCCGTCCAGCAGATTGCAG aaatcatgaaaaatgGTGGCATATGTGGAATGCCTACTGACACTGTCTATGTGCTGGTGGCAGCTTGCAACAGGCCCGACGCAGTTGTCAAAGCTTACAA GGTGAAGAAGCAGGCGCAGGACCGACCCATGTCCCTGTGGATCTCCTCCATCAAGCAGCTGGAGCCAGTGAGACACCTCCTGAGCCCACTCCTCCTGGACTTCATGGAGGCTGCATGGCCCTCCTCCATTAGCATGGTTATACCCAGAG GCCCATGGATGGACCCCTTTGGTTTAGGAGATGCTGCCATACACATAGGGACTCCACAAAGCATAGCCATCAGAAACCCAGACTGTTCTGTGGCCACGCATCTCATAAATCTC GTGGGACCCATCGCTGTAACCTCCGCCAACCCTACAGGTGAAGCAGACACAACTCACCACAATCAAGTTTATGCCAAGCTGGGCAACAAG GTGGATGGAGTGTTATGTGATGGGGCCTCCCCAGAAAACATTGCTTCTACTGTGGTTGACTGCACTAAGATTGAAACAGGACATATTGGTTTCTTCAGAGTGGGTCTCATTCCTAAATCGAAG GTTCTTCAAATCTTCGAGGAGGTTCAGAAGCGGCACAGGCAGGGGCAGACGAATCCTGTTTTTGAGGATgatctgcacacacaaaggGGCGGAGGTtcaggagacacagaggaacTTTAG
- the si:ch211-153b23.5 gene encoding glutamine amidotransferase-like class 1 domain-containing protein 3, mitochondrial: MVKRVAVILSGCGVYDGSEIHEASAVLVHLSRAEAKVQMFAPNADQMHVVNHCEGKPTAEKRNVLQESARIARGDVTDLAKLDVSAFDAVIIPGGFGVAKNLSDWAVKNKDCSIQPQLEKVIKEFHKAHKPLGMCCISPILAAKILPGCELTVGQDKECEKWPYAQTAGALKELGCKHVNTDVDKAHVDVKNKLVTTCAFMCNAPYHKVFDGIGVMVKETLKLA, encoded by the exons ATGGTGAAGCGTGTTGCAGTTATTCTCTCAGGCTGTGGTGTCTATGATGGCAGTGAGATCCACGAGGCCTCTGCTGTCCTCGTCCATCTGAGTCGGGCTGAAGCAAAA gtGCAGATGTTTGCTCCGAATGCAGATCAGATGCATGTTGTAAATCATTGTGAGGGGAAACCCACGGCGGAGAAAAGAAACGTCTTACAGGAAAGCGCTCGCATCGCCAGGGGTGACGTGACTGATCTGGCCAAGTTGGATGTTTCAGCTTTTGATGCTGTCATCATTCCAG GGGGCTTTGGTGTGGCAAAGAACTTGAGTGACTGGGCAGTGAAGAATAAGGACTGCAGCATCCAACCACAACTTGAAAAGGTCATCAAGGAGTTCCACAAAGCCCATAAACCGCTGGGCATGTGCTGCATCTCCCCCATCCTCGCTGCCAAAATCCTGCCAGGCTGTGAACTCACTGTGGGGCAGGACAAAGAGTGTGAAAA GTGGCCGTATGCTCAGACAGCAGGTGCATTGAAGGAGTTGGGCTGCAAACACGTCAACACGGATGTGGACAAAGCACACGTTGATGTCAAAAATAAGCTGGTCACCACCTGTGCGTTTATGTGCAATGCTCCCTATCACAAAGTGTTTGATGGAATAGGAGTCATGGTTAAAGAGACACTGAAACTGGCTTAA
- the zgc:174917 gene encoding phytanoyl-CoA dioxygenase domain-containing protein 1, whose translation MTTSEAKLQEIYNQQGFLSALPVLTDTELREAKHAFSELEREFGQEYTQYSLHCVHLQYPWVRDLTKHPQILKVVKAILGPDVILLDSRFICKYPTLKPDGNAGENEVPYVAWHQDMRYWGIAGGPVLSVWLALDDSVKENGALQVIPGSHCAGMLPHRQASRPGNMLSVNQEIPEELIETDKALLCPLLAGQMSIHDGLLVHASDANTSQRRRCGFVIRYVPTCAYPIQDPNRPRKFHATTLAFGTDRFNHFSNKTT comes from the exons ATGACTACATCTGAGGCTAAACTGCAGGAGATCTACAACCAACAAGGCTTCCTCTCAGCACTGCCTGTGttgacagacacagagctgaGGGAGGCCAAGCATGCCTTTTCTGAGCTGGAGAGGGAATTTG GTCAAGAGTACACCCAGTACAgcctccactgtgttcaccttCAGTATCCGTGGGTGAGGGACCTGACCAAACACCCTCAAATCTTAAAAGTGGTCAAAGCCATCTTGGGCCCTGACGTCATCCTGCTGGACTCCCGTTTCATCTGTAAATACCCAACACTCAAACCTGATGGGAATGCTGGAGAGAATGAAGTCCCATATGTGGCCTGGCATCAAGATATGAG ATATTGGGGCATTGCTGGTGGTCCTGTTCTCTCTGTGTGGCTCGCATTAGATGACTCAGTGAAGGAGAACGGCGCCCTTCAGGTCATCCCAG GTAGCCACTGCGCTGGCATGTTGCCCCATCGCCAAGCAAGTCGCCCTGGAAACATGCTGTCAGTCAACCAGGAGATACCAGAAGAGCTGATAGAGACTGACAAGGCATTGCTTTGCCCTCTGTTAGCTGGGCAGATGTCt ATACATGATGGACTCCTCGTCCATGCCAGCGATGCCAACACATCCCAGAGGAGGCGCTGTGGGTTTGTGATCCGTTATGTTCCCACCTGTGCATATCCCATCCAG GATCCTAATCGTCCCAGGAAATTTCATGCTACAACTCTGGCCTTTGGAACGGATCGCTTCAATCATTTCTCTAACAAAACCACATGA
- the si:ch211-153b23.7 gene encoding uncharacterized protein si:ch211-153b23.7 isoform X2 translates to MDGDVLSLSSSSSLSSAAGTQKDTSPKSDSSLPQNQQKHNSAEELWTEDVSPVGDRLLSTEEQVTLITESMTVTSTDQEKLLLLNRNTELRRVNKELMKLNEDWDQVYRSATLSLQHRVETLELENAAIKQLNSRLLLKVEHQQSAKEYYEQTLMQELKKNQELQEYIRLVESKMHYPEKDCTPAKQGGFSAVIRSPVSCPINNPPGGPNLSPTHVSGYNPSSSFFPASSNPEAGWHGKSQSSSAPLGDSQQEVKDLKEQLEALRCQTQIYEAEYETEHNDHKQTLQENRRLRKKREEMRQQVALLQEQLKIYEDDFRRERSDKQVLQRLLLKKTSPNKDPVLVHRCNNEQQPLGGDKRTQSGEKRKQHHPLCPKHLTRDKESN, encoded by the exons ATGGATGGAGATGTGTTGTCTTTGTCATCTTcctcatcattatcatcagcagcaggaacGCAGAAAGATACTTCACCAAAGAGTGACAGCAGCCTCCCTCAGaaccaacagaaacacaattcAGCTGAAGAATTGTG gacagaGGATGTGAGTCCCGTGGGTGACAGGCTGTTGTCCACTGAGGAGCAGGTCACTCTGATCACTGAGAGTATGACTGTCACCTCCACGGACCaagagaagctgctgctgctcaacagaaacactgagctcCGCAGAGTTAACAAAGAG CTGATGAAGCTGAATGAGGACTGGGACCAAGTGTACCGCAGTGCTACACTGAGTCTACAGCACAGAGTAGAGACTTTGGAGCTGGAGAACGCTGCCATCAAACAGCTCAACAGCAGGCTGCTGCTCAAAGTCGAGCACCAACAG AGTGCGAAGGAGTACTATGAGCAGACTTTAatgcaggagctgaagaagaatCAGGAGTTGCAAGAGTACATCAGACTGGTGGAGAGCAAAATGCACTACCCAGAAAAAGATTGTACACCTGCCAAACAG GGCGGCTTCAGCGCTGTGATTCGCAGCCCTGTGTCATGCCCCATTAATAACCCTCCAGGAGGTCCCAACCTGTCACCCACTCATGTTTCTGGATACAACCCATCATCCTCCTTTTTCCCAGCTTCTTCCAACCCAGAGGCAGGTTGGCATGGAAAAAGCCAAAGCAGCAGTGCCCCACTGGGCGACTCCCAGCAAGAAGTGAAGGATCTAAAAGAGCAGCTGGAGGCACTGAGATGTCAG ACCCAAATTTATGAGGCAGAATACGAGACAGAGCATAAtgaccacaaacaaacactgcaggaaaatcggaggctgaggaagaagagggaggagatgcGCCAACAGGTGGCACTACTGCAAGAGCAG CTCAAGATTTATGAGGATGATTTCCGACGGGAGAGGTCTGACAAACAGGTGCTGCAGCGGCTGTTGCTGAAGAAGACGTCTCCAAACAAGGATCCTGTGCTTGTCCACCGCTGCAATAATGAGCAACAGCCACTGGGAGGAGACAAGAGGACACAAagtggagagaagagaaaacagcacCATCCTCTCTGCCCTAAGCACCTAACCAGGGACAAAGAGTCAAACTga
- the si:ch211-153b23.7 gene encoding uncharacterized protein si:ch211-153b23.7 isoform X1 produces the protein MDGDVLSLSSSSSLSSAAGTQKDTSPKSDSSLPQNQQKHNSAEELWTEDVSPVGDRLLSTEEQVTLITESMTVTSTDQEKLLLLNRNTELRRVNKELMKLNEDWDQVYRSATLSLQHRVETLELENAAIKQLNSRLLLKVEHQQSAKEYYEQTLMQELKKNQELQEYIRLVESKMHYPEKDCTPAKQGGFSAVIRSPVSCPINNPPGGPNLSPTHVSGYNPSSSFFPASSNPEAGWHGKSQSSSAPLGDSQQEVKDLKEQLEALRCQQTQIYEAEYETEHNDHKQTLQENRRLRKKREEMRQQVALLQEQLKIYEDDFRRERSDKQVLQRLLLKKTSPNKDPVLVHRCNNEQQPLGGDKRTQSGEKRKQHHPLCPKHLTRDKESN, from the exons ATGGATGGAGATGTGTTGTCTTTGTCATCTTcctcatcattatcatcagcagcaggaacGCAGAAAGATACTTCACCAAAGAGTGACAGCAGCCTCCCTCAGaaccaacagaaacacaattcAGCTGAAGAATTGTG gacagaGGATGTGAGTCCCGTGGGTGACAGGCTGTTGTCCACTGAGGAGCAGGTCACTCTGATCACTGAGAGTATGACTGTCACCTCCACGGACCaagagaagctgctgctgctcaacagaaacactgagctcCGCAGAGTTAACAAAGAG CTGATGAAGCTGAATGAGGACTGGGACCAAGTGTACCGCAGTGCTACACTGAGTCTACAGCACAGAGTAGAGACTTTGGAGCTGGAGAACGCTGCCATCAAACAGCTCAACAGCAGGCTGCTGCTCAAAGTCGAGCACCAACAG AGTGCGAAGGAGTACTATGAGCAGACTTTAatgcaggagctgaagaagaatCAGGAGTTGCAAGAGTACATCAGACTGGTGGAGAGCAAAATGCACTACCCAGAAAAAGATTGTACACCTGCCAAACAG GGCGGCTTCAGCGCTGTGATTCGCAGCCCTGTGTCATGCCCCATTAATAACCCTCCAGGAGGTCCCAACCTGTCACCCACTCATGTTTCTGGATACAACCCATCATCCTCCTTTTTCCCAGCTTCTTCCAACCCAGAGGCAGGTTGGCATGGAAAAAGCCAAAGCAGCAGTGCCCCACTGGGCGACTCCCAGCAAGAAGTGAAGGATCTAAAAGAGCAGCTGGAGGCACTGAGATGTCAG CAGACCCAAATTTATGAGGCAGAATACGAGACAGAGCATAAtgaccacaaacaaacactgcaggaaaatcggaggctgaggaagaagagggaggagatgcGCCAACAGGTGGCACTACTGCAAGAGCAG CTCAAGATTTATGAGGATGATTTCCGACGGGAGAGGTCTGACAAACAGGTGCTGCAGCGGCTGTTGCTGAAGAAGACGTCTCCAAACAAGGATCCTGTGCTTGTCCACCGCTGCAATAATGAGCAACAGCCACTGGGAGGAGACAAGAGGACACAAagtggagagaagagaaaacagcacCATCCTCTCTGCCCTAAGCACCTAACCAGGGACAAAGAGTCAAACTga